From the genome of Aspergillus chevalieri M1 DNA, chromosome 8, nearly complete sequence, one region includes:
- a CDS encoding uncharacterized protein (COG:S;~EggNog:ENOG410PTC9;~InterPro:IPR010730;~PFAM:PF06985): MTRNIPENDVNHPRWLLDIKDWCIYPYAEVKSQVESTGYGIVSYTWGMWADFDKPAEYVPGNLLWNIPTVEGLPLAHCREVLDNTMDIRFMWWDWMCVPQGKRGKRVTLDDELEQVKGQEIAKQMAIYKGAKKSVVWLHRTKWDENPRLSKYLKGDFEPHQDFVDTLTDVRLCLEGIQKDEPWVTSGWTLQEGVLLEKTVLSDYYGRGLTGNFEPLHKYATVSHLSRTATALADSLSTAFVKHSQGWTCSKDMPQGTAEEVKWTLDFISASSSNYEYIATFLSHIIRSGFVCYWSGDATPLFLLAGANGRRFTVPEDKCWALIGALELKNLNPWYSKAKTEHAKQQDLRKIKAEFFVPLLQKYQWQLLLVPTVEDPKLSGMTWPERVVHGGALPLGLYFIPDIDEDLPVLEYDQEKDELISNSVKFIKLKSPAFCRRYRQNSLDVHTGFVKVDRISAENVGRHLYCPLNTIPVPDVSIPKLQGWGEVKEGQRCVHIELPAGSETSGYFKGVVDLWGRPDAFEYLDFSTFTIRGSRS, translated from the exons ATGACTAGGAACATACCGGAGAACGATGTTAACCATCCTCGATGGCTTCTGGATATTAAGGATTGGTGTATCTATCCTTACGCAGAGGTCAAAAGCCAGGTTGAATCGACTGGATATGGCATCGTTTCATACACTTGGGGGATGTGGGCAGACTTTGACAAGCCAGCCGAATACGTCCCAGGGAACCTTCTTTGGAATATCCCAACGGTGGAAGGGCTCCCTCTAGCGCACTGTCGTGAAGTTCTGGACAATACTATGGACATCCGATTTATGTGGTGGGACTGGATGTGCGTTCCTCAGGGGAAACGAGGCAAGAGAGTTACATTGGATGACGAGCTTGAACAAGTGAAGGGCCAAGAGATCGCTAAGCAGAT GGCAATATACAAGGGCGCCAAAAAGAGCGTGGTTTGGCTACATCGCACGAAGTGGGATGAGAATCCAAGACTATCGAAGTACTTAAAGGGGGATTTCGAGCCTCATCAAGATTTTGTGGACACCTTAACCGATGTTCGTCTATGCCTTGAAGGTATCCAGAAGGATGAACCTTGGGTTACATCTGGCTGGACACTGCAGGAGGGAGTTCTGCTGGAAAAGACAGTCTTATCGGATTACTATGGCAGAGGTCTTACTGGTAACTTTGAGCCCCTCCATAAGTATGCTACGGTTTCCCACCTTTCAAGGACTGCGACAGCGCTTGCCGACAGTCTTTCAACGGCATTTGTGAAGCATAGCCAGGGTTGGACATGCTCGAAAGATATGCCACAAGGTACGGCAGAAGAAGTGAAGTGGACACTTGATTTCATCAGCGCCTCTTCGTCGAACTACGAGTACATCGCTACCTTCCTCTCGCATATCATCCGCTCCGGGTTTGTTTGCTACTGGTCTGGAGATGCGACGCCGCTGTTTCTTCTTGCTGGGGCAAATGGTCGGAGGTTCACAGTGCCAGAAGACAAATGCTGGGCTTTGATAGGTGCTTTGGAGTTGAAAAATCTGAATCCCTGGTACTCAAAGGCGAAGACTGAACACGCCAAGCAACAGGACCTCCGCAAGATAAAGGCCGAGTTTTTCGTGCCTTTGCTGCAAAAATACCAGTGGCAGTTATTACTGGTGCCCACGGTAGAGGATCCAAAGTTATCCGGCATGACATGGCCTGAAAGAGTGGTCCATGGAGGTGCCTTGCCCCTGGGACTTTATTTCATCCCAGACATCGACGAAGATTTACCTGTTCTTGAGTATGATCAAGAAAAGGACGAGCTTATCAGCAATTCGGTAAAGTTCATCAAGCTGAAAAGCCCTGCCTTTTGCAGGCGTTACAGACAGAACAGCCTCGATGTGCACACGGGGTTCGTTAAAGTGGACCGAATCTCTGCGGAGAATGTGGGCAGGCACTTGTACTGTCCGCTGAATACTATCCCAGTCCCTGATGTTTCAATCCCAAAACTCCAAGGCTGGGGCGAAGTAAAAGAAGGGCAACGGTGTGTTCACATTGAACTTCCCGCAGGAAGTGAAACCTCTGGATACTTCAAGGGAGTAGTTGACCTTTGGGGTCGACCTGACGCGTTCGAATACCTTGACTTCTCGACATTTACTATCCGTGGTTCCAGGTCTTGA